A section of the Rhodobacter sp. genome encodes:
- a CDS encoding sulfotransferase — protein sequence MDVSIFDRQTYPDLYRPSKGYVFIATYGRSGSTLLMKVLNAIEGACIRGERGNSLSPVLRAISIIQHESNFSVRRAEAAKPFEERSAHWQQIMGTVDDPWYGSESVDPVLYAKLALDAYVRAVLLPPDEVTFLGLKEISFHEVGSAFEANLTCLLEFFPNSKIIFLTRDIAQVANSGWWRDMAYSAVEKRLQDANARFESFQLEHADRCMMFDYSQFAEGYDGVLPLFDFLGVSVAEETVAEILSKKLSHLK from the coding sequence ATGGATGTGTCGATTTTTGACCGGCAGACCTATCCGGACCTGTACCGTCCGTCCAAGGGCTATGTCTTCATAGCCACCTATGGGCGTTCGGGGTCCACTCTGCTGATGAAGGTGCTCAACGCCATCGAAGGCGCCTGCATTCGCGGCGAGCGGGGCAACAGCCTGTCGCCGGTGCTGCGCGCGATCTCGATCATCCAGCATGAATCGAATTTTTCGGTGCGCCGCGCCGAGGCCGCGAAACCGTTCGAGGAACGCTCGGCGCACTGGCAGCAAATCATGGGGACGGTCGATGATCCCTGGTATGGCTCGGAATCGGTCGATCCGGTGCTCTATGCCAAGCTGGCGCTGGACGCCTATGTGCGCGCGGTGCTCCTGCCTCCGGACGAGGTGACCTTTCTGGGATTGAAGGAGATCTCGTTCCATGAGGTCGGCAGCGCCTTCGAGGCCAACTTGACCTGCCTGCTGGAATTCTTCCCCAACAGCAAGATCATCTTCCTGACCCGCGACATCGCCCAGGTGGCCAATTCCGGCTGGTGGCGCGACATGGCCTATTCCGCGGTCGAAAAACGGTTGCAGGACGCCAATGCCCGGTTCGAATCCTTTCAGCTGGAACACGCCGACCGATGCATGATGTTCGATTACAGCCAGTTCGCCGAAGGGTATGACGGCGTCTTGCCGCTGTTCGATTTTCTTGGCGTCAGCGTCGCCGAGGAGACCGTCGCGGAGATCCTGTCAAAGAAGCTTTCGCATCTGAAATGA
- a CDS encoding DUF2793 domain-containing protein, giving the protein MSFWSANLKLPYMAAAQAQKHVTHNEALERLDSIVQLTVTAFDATTPPLSATDGEVWALGYGAVNDWAGHDLDLAVWSNGGWLFVTPHVGWRAALGTDLRVFDGSGWVSPDLPDLQNLPGLGVGTSYDTVNKLAVQSEASLFTHQGAGHQIKVNKNAAGDTASLLFQTGWSGRAEMGTQGSDAFGIKVSADGTAWHTALAFDPATALPQGEAVCASPIDATAGRLLTVGGFGLGGPLAATPTADNPNSIAASGFYQVSGSALMPSTGGFCLQHLRRSASQQTQIAWPDAAPGLSYQRYHDGTTWSGWQQFNSTLGPVAQSGGVPTGAIIERGSNANGEYVRFADGTQICQFRQVGVAITTASVGGLYRSAAIAWTFPAAFVLGSINGATIHARITNNAGLSVNVPYGGRTTQATGALAYAINSVADTEIFWLATGRWF; this is encoded by the coding sequence ATGTCGTTCTGGTCAGCGAACCTGAAGTTGCCCTACATGGCCGCGGCGCAAGCCCAGAAGCACGTTACCCACAACGAGGCGCTCGAACGACTGGATTCGATTGTTCAACTGACCGTCACGGCCTTTGACGCGACCACCCCGCCGTTGTCCGCGACCGACGGCGAGGTCTGGGCACTGGGCTACGGCGCGGTCAACGACTGGGCGGGGCACGACCTGGACCTGGCAGTCTGGTCGAACGGCGGCTGGCTGTTCGTCACCCCGCATGTCGGCTGGCGCGCGGCACTGGGCACCGACCTGCGCGTGTTCGACGGCAGCGGCTGGGTGTCGCCAGACCTGCCCGACCTGCAAAACCTGCCGGGCCTGGGCGTCGGCACCAGCTACGACACGGTCAACAAGCTGGCCGTCCAGTCCGAGGCCAGCCTGTTCACCCATCAGGGCGCCGGCCATCAGATCAAGGTCAACAAGAACGCGGCCGGTGACACGGCCTCTTTGCTGTTCCAGACGGGCTGGTCGGGCCGCGCCGAGATGGGCACCCAGGGCAGCGACGCCTTCGGCATCAAGGTCAGCGCCGACGGCACGGCGTGGCACACCGCGCTGGCGTTCGACCCGGCCACGGCGCTGCCCCAGGGCGAGGCCGTCTGCGCATCGCCGATCGACGCCACCGCGGGCCGCCTGTTGACCGTCGGCGGCTTCGGTCTGGGTGGCCCTCTCGCCGCGACCCCGACCGCCGACAACCCGAACAGCATCGCGGCGTCGGGGTTCTATCAGGTGTCGGGCTCGGCGCTCATGCCCTCGACCGGGGGGTTCTGCCTGCAACATCTGCGGCGCAGCGCCTCGCAACAGACGCAGATCGCCTGGCCGGATGCGGCGCCCGGGCTGAGCTACCAGCGCTATCACGACGGCACCACCTGGTCGGGATGGCAACAGTTCAATTCCACGCTCGGGCCCGTCGCGCAAAGCGGCGGCGTGCCGACCGGGGCAATCATCGAGCGCGGCAGCAACGCCAATGGCGAATACGTCCGCTTTGCCGACGGCACGCAGATCTGCCAATTCCGCCAGGTCGGGGTTGCGATCACCACGGCCTCGGTCGGGGGGCTGTATCGCAGCGCCGCCATCGCCTGGACCTTTCCCGCGGCCTTTGTGCTGGGCAGCATCAACGGCGCGACAATTCACGCCCGGATCACGAACAACGCCGGTCTGAGCGTGAACGTCCCCTATGGCGGGCGCACCACGCAAGCCACCGGGGCCCTCGCCTATGCGATCAACAGCGTCGCCGACACCGAGATCTTCTGGCTCGCCACGGGCCGCTGGTTCTGA
- a CDS encoding nucleotide sugar dehydrogenase, whose protein sequence is MKICVVGIGYVGLSMAVLLARRHPVVALDVDGARVRALNARRSPVVDPDISAALTGGDLTLEATTDRARAMRGADFVVIATPTSYDADTNKFDTRTVEDTARAALTLAPGAAIVIKSTIPVGYTDSLNAALGTDRILFSPEFLREGRALHDNLHPSRIVVGSTSAAGRAFAELLREAAQDPDVPVLLTGPREAEAIKLFANTYLALRVAFFNELDSYAMAQALDSRQIIDGVSLDPRIGQYYNNPSFGYGGYCLPKDTRQLLANYETVPQSLIRAVVEANATRKDYLAEQVLALNPRHVGVYRLVMKAGSDNFRDSSILGVMERIKARGIPVTVFEPRYAGDRFLNAPVERDLARFKQTADVILANRLSADLSDVADKVFTRDLFGAD, encoded by the coding sequence ATGAAAATCTGCGTTGTCGGGATCGGGTATGTCGGCCTGTCGATGGCCGTCCTGCTGGCCAGGCGGCATCCGGTCGTGGCGCTGGATGTCGATGGTGCGCGGGTGCGGGCCTTGAACGCGCGCCGCTCGCCCGTGGTGGACCCCGATATCTCGGCGGCCCTGACCGGCGGCGATCTGACGCTTGAAGCGACCACCGACCGGGCCCGGGCGATGCGCGGCGCGGATTTCGTGGTGATCGCGACGCCGACCTCTTACGATGCCGATACGAACAAGTTCGACACCCGCACGGTCGAGGACACCGCCCGCGCCGCGCTGACGCTGGCGCCCGGGGCCGCGATCGTCATCAAATCGACGATCCCGGTGGGCTATACGGACAGTCTGAACGCGGCGCTGGGCACCGACAGGATCCTGTTCTCGCCCGAGTTCCTGCGCGAGGGGCGGGCGCTGCACGACAACCTCCATCCCTCGCGGATCGTGGTCGGATCGACCTCGGCCGCGGGGCGGGCCTTTGCCGAGCTTCTGCGCGAGGCCGCGCAGGACCCCGACGTCCCCGTCCTGCTGACCGGCCCGCGCGAGGCCGAGGCGATCAAGTTGTTCGCGAATACCTACCTTGCGCTGAGGGTGGCCTTTTTCAACGAACTCGACAGTTACGCCATGGCGCAGGCGCTCGACAGCCGGCAAATCATCGACGGTGTCAGTCTCGACCCGCGCATCGGGCAGTATTACAACAACCCGTCTTTCGGCTATGGCGGCTACTGCCTGCCAAAGGACACGCGGCAGTTGCTGGCGAATTACGAAACCGTTCCGCAAAGCCTGATCCGCGCGGTGGTCGAGGCGAACGCGACCCGCAAGGACTATCTTGCCGAGCAGGTTCTGGCGCTGAATCCGCGCCATGTCGGGGTCTACCGGCTGGTGATGAAGGCCGGGTCCGACAATTTTCGCGACAGTTCCATCCTGGGTGTGATGGAGCGGATCAAGGCCCGGGGCATCCCGGTTACGGTGTTCGAACCCCGTTACGCGGGCGATCGCTTCCTGAACGCGCCGGTCGAACGCGACCTGGCCCGGTTCAAGCAGACCGCCGATGTGATCCTTGCGAACCGGCTGTCCGCCGATCTGTCCGATGTGGCGGACAAGGTGTTCACCCGCGATCTTTTCGGCGCCGACTGA
- the rfbC gene encoding dTDP-4-dehydrorhamnose 3,5-epimerase — translation MQVEATALPGVLRLTPRRFGDARGWFSESWNLKTLADAGLVLPAFVQDNHSFSAALGTVRGLHYQAPPHAQGKLVRCGRGRLLDVAVDARRGSPTYGHWLTEELSAENGRQLWIPAGFLHGFVTLEPATEIVYKVTDHYAPDCDGAVHFASVGIDWGMDLSAAVLSGKDAQAPAFSDWTSPFVWGDA, via the coding sequence ATGCAGGTTGAAGCCACCGCGCTGCCGGGTGTTCTCAGGCTGACCCCGCGCCGGTTCGGGGATGCGCGCGGCTGGTTCAGCGAAAGCTGGAACCTCAAGACGCTGGCCGACGCCGGGCTTGTCCTGCCCGCGTTCGTTCAGGACAACCACTCCTTCAGCGCGGCCCTCGGCACTGTCCGGGGCCTGCATTATCAGGCGCCGCCTCACGCGCAGGGCAAGCTGGTGCGCTGCGGGCGTGGGCGGCTTCTGGATGTCGCGGTCGATGCGCGCCGGGGGTCCCCGACCTATGGCCATTGGCTGACCGAGGAATTGAGCGCCGAGAACGGCCGCCAACTCTGGATTCCGGCCGGGTTCCTGCACGGGTTCGTCACACTCGAACCCGCGACCGAGATCGTCTACAAGGTGACCGATCACTATGCGCCGGATTGCGACGGCGCAGTGCATTTCGCGTCCGTCGGCATCGACTGGGGGATGGACCTGTCCGCGGCCGTTCTGTCCGGCAAGGATGCGCAGGCGCCCGCGTTTTCCGACTGGACCTCGCCCTTCGTCTGGGGGGATGCATGA
- the rfbB gene encoding dTDP-glucose 4,6-dehydratase, whose translation MKILITGGAGFIGSAVVRQAVAAGHAVVNLDVLTYAACLDNVASVADSPLYAFEQVDICDAPGVARVLAQHRPDAVMHLAAESHVDRSIDGPGAFIRTNVEGTYTLLEAVRAYWQGRGRPGEFRFHHISTDEVFGSLGATGKFTETTPYDPRSPYSASKAASDHLVRAWHETYGLPVVLTNCSNNYGPFHFPEKLIPVVILNALAGLPIPVYGAGENVRDWLYVEDHAEALLLVLQKGAVGRSYNIGGENEARNIDLVRTICAILDELRPAPRPYGAQITFVTDRPGHDARYAIDPSRIRAELGWRPSVTLDEGLRRTVRWYLDNEAWWRPLQARQGVGQRLGKG comes from the coding sequence ATGAAGATCCTGATCACAGGCGGCGCGGGGTTCATCGGCTCGGCGGTGGTGCGGCAGGCCGTTGCGGCGGGCCACGCGGTGGTCAATCTCGATGTGCTGACCTATGCGGCGTGCCTGGACAACGTGGCCAGCGTGGCCGACAGTCCGCTCTATGCGTTCGAGCAGGTGGATATCTGCGATGCGCCTGGTGTCGCGCGGGTTCTGGCACAGCACCGGCCCGACGCGGTGATGCATCTGGCCGCCGAAAGCCATGTCGATCGCTCGATCGATGGGCCCGGCGCCTTCATCCGCACCAATGTCGAGGGGACGTATACCCTGCTCGAAGCGGTGCGCGCCTATTGGCAGGGCCGGGGCCGCCCCGGGGAATTCCGCTTTCACCACATTTCGACCGATGAGGTGTTCGGCAGCCTGGGCGCCACCGGCAAGTTCACCGAAACCACGCCCTACGATCCGCGCAGCCCCTATTCGGCGTCCAAGGCGGCCTCGGACCATCTGGTGCGCGCCTGGCACGAGACCTATGGCCTGCCGGTCGTCCTGACCAATTGTTCGAACAACTACGGGCCCTTCCATTTCCCCGAAAAGCTGATCCCCGTGGTGATCCTGAATGCCCTCGCGGGGCTGCCGATCCCGGTTTACGGCGCCGGCGAGAACGTGCGCGACTGGCTTTATGTCGAGGATCATGCCGAGGCGCTGCTGCTGGTGCTGCAAAAGGGCGCCGTGGGGCGGTCCTACAACATCGGCGGCGAGAACGAGGCCCGCAATATCGATCTGGTGCGGACGATCTGCGCGATTCTCGATGAACTGCGCCCCGCGCCGCGCCCCTATGGCGCGCAGATCACCTTTGTGACCGACCGGCCCGGCCACGACGCTCGCTATGCCATCGACCCCAGCCGAATCCGCGCCGAACTGGGTTGGCGTCCCTCGGTGACGCTGGACGAGGGGCTCAGGCGCACCGTGCGCTGGTATCTCGACAACGAGGCCTGGTGGCGCCCGTTGCAGGCCCGTCAGGGGGTCGGACAGCGCCTGGGCAAGGGCTGA
- the rfbD gene encoding dTDP-4-dehydrorhamnose reductase, giving the protein MPLLIFGKTGQVAQALTRLAPQALALGRAEADLADPAACAAAIHAARPGAVINAAAWTAVDRAETEETAATVVNGAAPAAMARACADLGIPLVQISTDYVFDGHGTAPFLPDDPVAPLNAYGRSKLAGEQGVRDSGAVHAILRTSWVFSAQGQNFVKTMLRLGRERAELRVVEDQIGGPTPAMAIARACLTLATHLQEDPAVSGTYHFAGAPDVSWAGFARAIMAQAGLDCRVTGIATADYPTPAQRPANSRLACPDLARVGLARPDWRAALTEVLTELGATT; this is encoded by the coding sequence ATGCCGCTGCTCATTTTCGGAAAGACGGGACAGGTGGCACAGGCGCTGACGCGGCTGGCGCCGCAGGCGCTGGCCCTGGGCCGGGCCGAGGCCGATCTGGCCGACCCCGCCGCCTGTGCCGCCGCCATCCATGCCGCGCGCCCCGGCGCCGTCATCAACGCCGCCGCCTGGACCGCCGTGGACCGCGCCGAAACCGAGGAAACCGCCGCCACCGTCGTCAACGGCGCGGCCCCGGCTGCGATGGCGCGCGCCTGCGCGGACCTGGGTATCCCGCTGGTCCAGATTTCGACCGACTACGTCTTTGACGGGCACGGCACGGCACCCTTTCTGCCCGACGATCCGGTGGCGCCGCTCAATGCCTATGGCCGGTCGAAACTGGCGGGCGAGCAGGGGGTGCGTGACTCGGGGGCGGTTCATGCCATCCTGCGCACCAGTTGGGTGTTCTCGGCGCAGGGGCAGAATTTCGTCAAGACGATGCTGCGCCTGGGCCGCGAACGCGCGGAACTGCGTGTCGTCGAGGATCAGATCGGCGGGCCGACCCCGGCGATGGCCATCGCGCGGGCTTGCCTGACCCTGGCCACGCACCTGCAAGAGGACCCCGCGGTGTCGGGCACCTATCATTTCGCCGGGGCGCCCGATGTCAGTTGGGCCGGTTTCGCCCGGGCAATCATGGCGCAGGCCGGGCTCGACTGCCGGGTGACCGGCATCGCGACTGCGGACTATCCCACCCCGGCACAGCGCCCGGCCAACAGCCGGCTGGCGTGCCCGGATCTTGCGCGCGTCGGTCTGGCGCGACCCGATTGGCGGGCCGCCCTGACCGAGGTGCTGACCGAACTCGGAGCGACGACATGA